Proteins encoded by one window of Papio anubis isolate 15944 chromosome 7, Panubis1.0, whole genome shotgun sequence:
- the TCL1A gene encoding T-cell leukemia/lymphoma protein 1A isoform X2 translates to MAECPLRGEEVTDHPDRLWAWDKFIYLDEKQRAWLPLTIEIEDRLRVLLRQEDIELGNPMTPTQRGPSLLPILWQLYPDGRYRSSDSSFWRLVYHIKIDGVEDMLLELLPDD, encoded by the exons ATGGCCGAGTGCCCGTTACGTGGGGAGGAAGTCACCGACCACCCGGACCGCCTGTGGGCCTGGGACAAGTTCATATATTTGGACGAGAAGCAGCGCGCCTGGCTGCCCTTAACCATTGAG ATAGAGGATAGATTACGGGTGCTCTTGCGCCAGGAAGACATCGAACTGGGGAATCCCATGACCCCCACCCAGAGAGGCCCAAGCTTGCTGCCTATCTTGTGGCAGCTCTACCCTGATGGACGATACCGATCCTCAGACTCCAGTTTCTGGCGCTTAGTGTACCACATCAAG ATTGACGGCGTGGAGGACATGCTTCTCGAGCTGCTGCCAGATGACTGA
- the TCL1A gene encoding T-cell leukemia/lymphoma protein 1A isoform X1, with protein sequence MTECGTVSQHLSPFAPGPESGQPTVGMLCFCSPSFTTPVSSPPPRWGLGGNGHTEDELSPGPAGPARSPLCSPQHYHSCQGGLHLAELLPGAHLYLCLSFSQLADAFQPLSAPAVPHSTPVSCCTPTQLRELVRTQPIHLSRASETPDQWSHMVLCLQTLPEHRFRCSSRKGLKGALVCAQDSEAFASVVHSPGRSRRPGRRALWTNPQNPWLAHVEKG encoded by the exons ATGACTGAGTGTGGCACG GTCTCGCAGCACCTGTCTCCTTTCGCCCCAGGGCCTGAGTCTGGCCAGCCTACGGTGGGGATGTTATGTTTCTGTTCACCTTCGTTTACTACGCCTGTGTCTTCTCCTCCACCACGCTGGGGTCTGGGAGGGAACGGACACACAGAGGATGAGCTCTCCCCAGGGCCTGCTGGACCTGCCCGTAGCCCACTCTGCTCCCCTCAGCACTACCACTCCTGCCAGGGAGGACTCCATTTGGCAGAGCTTCTTCCAGGTGCCCACCTTTACCTGTGCCTCAGCTTTTCTCAGCTGGCTGATGCTTTTCAGCCTCTTTCTGCCCCTGCTGTCCCTCACAGCACTCCTGTTTCATGTTGCACACCCACTCAGCTCCGTGAACTCGTGAGAACACAGCCGATTCACCTGAGCAGGGCCTCTGAGACCCCGGACCAGTGGTCTCACATGGTGCTGTGCCTGCAAACCCTGCCTGAACACAGGTTCAGGTGCAGCTCAAGAAAAGGCCTGAAAGGAGCCCTTGTCTGCGCTCAGGACTCAGAAGCCTTTGCGTCAGTGGTCCACAGCCCGGGACGCAGCAGGAGGCCAGGCCGGCGAGCCCTGTGGACGAACCCTCAGAACCCTTGGCTTGCCCATGTGGAAAAGGGATAG